One genomic segment of Clavelina lepadiformis chromosome 3, kaClaLepa1.1, whole genome shotgun sequence includes these proteins:
- the LOC143450581 gene encoding uncharacterized protein LOC143450581 — protein MSNYKIVLLFFLIIVIIEMHSCATAKRVGRSQKSKLHKLFMKSLAPKDKKMLNRLKCRFNTASSPQKNEDGYAGWTMGYLRCQKSEEIINSVLCDKRCRDPIKCKPLGKQFKTKPVMIGQTITDFNNLTNAIRLPVSCQCISKKRCKGPKSNLTRGE, from the exons ATGTCAAATTAT AAAATTGTCCTCCTCTTCTTCCTCATCATCGTCATCATTGAAATGCATTCATGTGCAACAGCAAAAAGAGTCGGGAGGAGTCAAAAGTCAAAATTACATAAACTTTTCATGAAAAGTTTAGCGCCAAAAGATAAAAA AATGCTAAACCGGTTGAAATGTCGCTTCAATACTGCTTCCTCGCCACAGAAGAATGAAGACGGCTATGCTGGCTGGACCATGGGCTACCTTCGATGTCAAAAATCGGAAGAAATAATTAATTCTGTGCTGTGCGACAAACGATGCCGAGATCCAATCAAATGCAAACCTCTTGGGAAACAGTTCAAAACGAAACCGGTTATGATCGGTCAAACTATTACTGATTTCAACAATCTTACCAACGCTATCAGGCTGCCAGTTTCGTGCCAATGTATATCAAAGAAACGCTGCAAGGGGCCAAAATCAAACCTTACAAGAGGTGAATAA